The Alnus glutinosa chromosome 7, dhAlnGlut1.1, whole genome shotgun sequence genome includes a region encoding these proteins:
- the LOC133873443 gene encoding non-specific lipid-transfer protein 3-like, translating to MASSDVGLKLMMITCLVLVCMVASAPKTAKAQDSSACEYVSNVLHSCLGYFNDGGPVSGPCCRDVNWLYNLPTNWGRQSFCTCWQQFTIWEPIIADNIRLLPSECYLNLPYKFTPSLDCNKVP from the exons ATGGCTAGCTCTGATGTCGGCCTTAAGCTGATGATGATCACTTGCTTGGTGCTTGTGTGCATGGTGGCCAGTGCACCCAAGACGGCCAAAGCTCAAGATTCCTCAGCGTGCGAATACGTATCGAATGTCCTACACTCATGCTTAGGCTATTTTAACGATGGTGGGCCTGTGTCCGGTCCCTGCTGCAGGGATGTCAATTGGCTCTACAATCTCCCCACCAATTGGGGCCGCCAGAGCTTTTGCACTTGTTGGCAGCAATTTACAATCTGGGAGCCAATAATTGCTGACAATATTCGTCTGCTTCCTAGTGAATGCTACCTCAACCTTCCTTACAAGTTCACCCCTTCTCTGGACTGCAACAA AGTACCGTGA
- the LOC133873444 gene encoding non-specific lipid-transfer protein 3-like, whose protein sequence is MASSVVFKLTCLALVCTVVIAAKAQRVVPCDEIVSVSDTCCGGILSLRQLTKTKMESRSICTCLKKFLRGFPYTNDHVRLGAALPEKCGVNLPYVISPTMDCNMYD, encoded by the exons ATGGCTAGCTCTGTTGTCTTTAAGTTGACTTGCTTGGCGCTTGTATGCACGGTGGTAATTGCAGCCAAGGCCCAAAGAGTTGTTCCATGCGACGAGATAGTG TCTGTGTCCGATACCTGTTGCGGTGGGATATTGTCCCTCCGGCAGCTCACTAAGACCAAAATGGAGAGCAGGAGCATTTGCACTTGTCTAAAGAAATTTCTTCGTGGGTTTCCATACACTAACGACCATGTTCGTCTTGGTGCTGCACTGCCTGAGAAATGTGGAGTCAACCTTCCTTACGTGATCAGTCCCACTATGGACTGCAACATGTATGATTGA